The following proteins are co-located in the Rheinheimera salexigens genome:
- the purE gene encoding 5-(carboxyamino)imidazole ribonucleotide mutase gives MQVGIIMGSTSDWPTMKNAADMLDSFGIAYETKVVSAHRTPQLLADYANSAAERGLKVIIAGAGGAAHLPGMAAAFTSLPVLGVPVQSKALKGIDSLLSIVQMPKGVAVGTLAIGDAGAANAGLLAAQILATHNPELMLKIDAFRAAQTETVLSQPDPSKVAL, from the coding sequence ATGCAAGTTGGAATCATAATGGGCTCGACTTCCGATTGGCCAACCATGAAAAATGCCGCTGATATGCTGGATAGCTTTGGTATTGCCTATGAAACCAAAGTTGTTTCTGCCCACCGTACACCACAGCTTTTAGCAGACTATGCTAATTCAGCTGCTGAGCGTGGCTTAAAAGTGATTATTGCTGGTGCTGGCGGTGCTGCCCATTTACCGGGTATGGCCGCTGCCTTTACTAGCTTACCGGTTCTCGGTGTTCCGGTGCAGTCTAAAGCGCTAAAAGGTATCGATTCGTTATTATCAATCGTGCAAATGCCAAAAGGTGTAGCCGTTGGTACCTTAGCTATTGGTGATGCCGGTGCGGCTAACGCCGGTTTATTAGCGGCGCAAATTTTAGCCACTCATAACCCTGAATTAATGTTAAAAATAGATGCCTTTCGTGCCGCCCAAACTGAAACAGTATTAAGCCAACCCGATCCATCAAAGGTAGCATTATGA
- a CDS encoding Sua5/YciO/YrdC/YwlC family protein codes for MSNLTQVLQALQQQGVIAYPTEAVYGLGCDPDSEIAVHALLTIKQRPVEKGLILIAANYSQLLPYIDDSAISTSMRQQILASWPGHISWVLPASNTAPKWITGQFSSIAVRVSAHPVVQQICLAFGKPIVSTSANLSGQPAITEATVLYQQMSDRVSAIMPGNLGGAGQPSQIRNALTGDIVRS; via the coding sequence ATGTCAAATTTAACCCAAGTATTACAGGCGCTGCAACAGCAGGGTGTTATCGCTTATCCAACAGAAGCTGTCTATGGTTTAGGCTGTGATCCTGATAGTGAAATCGCCGTGCATGCATTGCTAACCATAAAGCAAAGGCCGGTAGAGAAAGGCTTGATATTAATAGCGGCTAATTATAGTCAATTGCTGCCATATATTGATGACAGTGCTATTTCAACTTCTATGCGTCAGCAAATATTAGCCAGTTGGCCAGGCCATATCAGTTGGGTATTACCAGCAAGTAATACTGCGCCGAAATGGATTACGGGTCAATTTAGCAGTATTGCGGTAAGGGTCAGCGCACACCCGGTAGTGCAACAAATCTGCTTAGCATTTGGTAAACCGATAGTGTCAACTAGCGCAAATTTATCTGGCCAGCCGGCAATAACCGAGGCCACAGTGTTATATCAGCAAATGTCTGATCGAGTTTCTGCTATTATGCCAGGTAATTTAGGTGGTGCAGGGCAACCCAGCCAAATTCGCAATGCACTTACTGGCGATATCGTAAGGAGTTAA
- a CDS encoding 5-(carboxyamino)imidazole ribonucleotide synthase, translating to MKILVLGAGQLARMMALAGTPLNLQISAYDVNTDTVVDAISQQKVAHGLTAAIANADVITAEFEHIPLPILDQCQQSGKFLPGAAAIKAGGDRRIEKQLLDAANVQSAAYAIVNTETEFQQAIAELGLPLVFKSALAGYDGKGQWRLKTADQAAALWQDIADFLAADTKQAIVAEKFIPFQREVSLIGARDAKGNISVYPLTENHHVNGVLSTSVIAQASVELQLQAEQIFTKLANSLEYVGVLAIEFFDLKQQLLVNEIAPRVHNSGHWTQQGAEVCQFQLHLRAICGLPLGSTHEIRPTLMVNILGEDTVPTEVLAIAGLQLHWYGKTKRPGRKMGHINLSAANNTELKQQFNQLISLLSPTAFPQLDVMLKQL from the coding sequence ATGAAGATTTTAGTCTTAGGCGCTGGCCAACTGGCCAGAATGATGGCTTTAGCCGGTACGCCATTAAACTTACAAATCAGTGCTTATGATGTTAATACTGACACAGTGGTTGATGCGATTAGTCAGCAAAAAGTGGCACATGGTTTAACGGCGGCGATAGCCAATGCGGATGTGATAACGGCAGAGTTTGAACATATTCCTCTGCCTATTCTTGACCAATGCCAACAAAGCGGTAAATTTTTACCTGGCGCTGCAGCCATTAAAGCCGGTGGCGATCGCCGAATTGAAAAGCAGTTGCTAGATGCTGCCAATGTTCAGTCTGCCGCTTATGCCATTGTTAATACTGAAACCGAGTTTCAACAAGCAATTGCAGAGTTGGGCTTACCTTTAGTGTTTAAAAGTGCGCTTGCCGGTTATGACGGCAAAGGGCAATGGCGTTTAAAAACAGCAGACCAAGCCGCTGCGCTGTGGCAAGACATAGCTGACTTTTTAGCGGCTGATACTAAACAAGCCATTGTTGCTGAAAAATTTATTCCTTTTCAGCGTGAAGTGTCATTAATTGGTGCTCGGGATGCTAAAGGGAATATAAGCGTATACCCGCTGACTGAAAATCATCATGTTAATGGCGTGCTCAGTACTTCGGTAATCGCCCAAGCCAGTGTTGAGTTGCAACTACAAGCTGAACAAATTTTTACCAAACTCGCTAACAGCCTAGAGTATGTTGGTGTTTTAGCTATAGAGTTTTTTGATCTTAAGCAGCAGTTATTGGTTAATGAAATTGCCCCGCGAGTGCATAACTCTGGTCATTGGACACAACAAGGTGCAGAAGTGTGTCAATTTCAACTGCATTTACGCGCAATATGTGGTTTACCCCTCGGCAGCACGCATGAAATTAGACCGACATTAATGGTGAATATTCTGGGTGAAGACACAGTACCGACAGAGGTTTTAGCTATTGCTGGCTTGCAATTGCATTGGTACGGAAAAACCAAGCGTCCAGGTAGAAAGATGGGCCATATTAATTTATCAGCAGCAAATAATACGGAGTTAAAGCAACAATTTAACCAGTTAATTAGCTTGCTATCGCCAACTGCATTTCCGCAGTTAGACGTTATGCTAAAGCAGTTATAA